In Glandiceps talaboti chromosome 16, keGlaTala1.1, whole genome shotgun sequence, a single window of DNA contains:
- the LOC144447231 gene encoding uncharacterized protein LOC144447231, producing the protein MSKVSKETINEDMPINEKGRDLEIGLEDTFLSRLNDGCHFPLNTGDKVSNQADVPLLGDKQVKEEPLSRDRLIREQERDPELIELSKRSISLKEVDTVPVCYYKKDGLLMRKWRPPDALVSDEWRIVNQIVVPKLYRRDILSLAHDSLMSGHLGVNKTYNKILNHFYWPKLRQDVAKYCRSCHACQVVGKPNQKIPVAPLKPIPAFSEAFSRVLIDCVGPLPKTKSGNEYLLTIMCASTRFPEAIPLRSINAQRIVKALTKFFTLVGLPKSVQSDQGSNFMSNLFQQVLHQLGIEQYKSSAYHPESQGALERFHQTLKNMIRTYCFENEKDWDEGVHLVLFAARETVQESLGFSPFELVFGHSVRGPLKLLQEKWLCEESEINLLDYVSGFKERLTRACDVARENLKGSQMKMKKWYDKDARNRVFKPGHRVLVLFPIPGHPLQARYYGPYEIKSKINDVNYIVKTPGRRKESQLCHINMLKEYVERDENSKSKSVSSTVTTQLSDHNDDEEDSQSEGQGVDCDFKLKNSDILADLDTKLSHLSRERSEELKNLILEFKHLFSDVPEKTDKICHDVDVGNATPVKQHPYRMNPMKLEHLRNEVKYMLDNDIIEPSYSAWSSPCVLVPKPGNCYRFCTDYRRVNTLSKTDSYPLPRIDDCIDKIGNAKFVSKFDLLKGYWQIPLTDRAREVSAFVTPDGLYEYKVMPFGMKNAPATFQRLINRVIANLEGCGGFVDDVSVHSDTWQQHLQRLRKFFERLSEAKLTVNLAKSEFCHATVTYLGHIVGQGQTRPVHAKVEGIVNFPVPRNKKELMRFLGMVGYYRRYCPNFAIIANSLTSLLKKDSKFVWSESCQDAFVKIKAILTSSPVLAAPDFSNQFKLAIDASDMGMGAVMMQQGTDGVDHPICYFSKKFDKHQRNYSTVEKECLALILALQHLDVYLSVTLHPILVFTDHNPLTFVHKMKSKNQRLLRWSLMLQEYNLEIRHIKGKDNVIADALSRVEYA; encoded by the coding sequence ATGAGTAAAGTTTCAAAGGAGACTATTAATGAGGACATGCCAATTAATGAAAAAGGACGTGACTTAGAAATAGGGCTAGAGGATACATTTCTTTCTAGGCTGAATGATGGATGTCATTTTCCTTTAAATACTGGTGACAAGGTCTCAAATCAGGCTGATGTACCTTTATTGGGTGATAAACAGGTAAAAGAAGAGCCGTTAAGTCGTGATCGACTGATTAGAGAACAGGAGAGGGATCCTGAACTTATTGAATTAAGTAAGAGGTCAATATCCTTAAAGGAAGTAGATACAGTCCCTGTGTGTTATTATAAAAAGGATGGTTTATTGATGAGAAAATGGCGACCTCCAGATGCACTAGTTAGCGACGAATGGAGAATTGTCAATCAAATAGTAGTGCCTAAATTGTATCGCAGGGATATATTAAGTTTGGCCCATGATAGCCTCATGAGTGGACACCTAGGAGTCAATAAGACTTATAATAAGATTTTAAATCATTTCTATTGGCCAAAATTGAGACAGGATGTGGCTAAGTACTGTAGATCATGCCATGCGTGTCAAGTGGTAGGCAAACCTAATCAAAAGATTCCAGTCGCCCCACTAAAGCCAATTCCCGCCTTTTCTGAAGCATTTAGTAGAGTGTTAATCGACTGTGTGGGACCATTACCAAAGACAAAGTCAGGAAATGAGTATTTGCTGACCATAATGTGTGCATCTACTCGATTTCCTGAGGCTATCCCACTTAGAAGTATTAATGCTCAAAGAATAGTGAAAGCTCTGACTAAATTTTTCACTCTAGTAGGTCTTCCAAAGTCTGTGCAGTCAGATCAAGGATCAAATTTCATGTCAAATCTGTTTCAACAGGTCCTTCATCAGTTGGGCATTGAACAATACAAGTCTAGTGCTTATCATCCGGAATCCCAAGGGGCACTTGAGCGCTTCCATCAGACTTTGAAAAATATGATTCGCACGTATTGTTTCGAAAATGAGAAAGATTGGGATGAGGGAGTCCATTTAGTGTTGTTTGCAGCAAGGGAAACAGTGCAGGAATCATTGGGTTTTAGCCCATTTGAACTAGTGTTCGGCCATTCGGTCCGAGGTCCTTTAAAGTTACTGCAAGAAAAGTGGTTGTGTGAAGAAAGTGAAATAAACCTTTTAGATTATGTCTCTGGATTCAAAGAGAGACTCACTAGAGCATGTGATGTAGCTAGAGAAAATCTAAAAGGGAGTCAGATGAAAATGAAGAAATGGTATGATAAAGATGCCAGGAATAGAGTTTTTAAACCAGGTCATAGAGTTTTAGTCCTTTTCCCCATTCCTGGACATCCATTACAAGCTCGATACTATGGTCCATATGAAATCAAGTCTAAGATTAATGATGTGAATTATATTGTTAAGACTCCAGGGAGGCGTAAAGAAAGTCAATTATGTCACATTAATATGTTAAAGGAGTATGTAGAAAGAGATGAGAATAGTAAAAGTAAGTCTGTGTCATCCACAGTCACCACCCAGCTAAGTGATCACAATGATGACGAAGAAGATAGTCAGTCTGAGGGTCAGGGTGTTGACTGTGATTTCAAATTGAAGAATTCCGATATTCTTGCTGATTTAGACACTAAACTTTCTCATCTAAGTAGAGAACGAAGTGAAGAATTGAAAAATCTCATACTAGAGTTTAAGCATTTATTTTCCGATGTTCCAGAGAAAACAGATAAAATATGTCATGATGTGGATGTTGGCAATGCAACCCCTGTTAAACAACATCCTTATCGGATGAATCCTATGAAGCTAGAACATCTAAGAAATGAAGTTAAATATATGTTagataatgacatcatagaaCCTAGCTATAGTGCGTGGAGTTCTCCATGCGTGCTTGTGCCAAAGCCAGGTAATTGTTATCGGTTTTGTACCGACTATCGCCGAGTCAATACTCTGTCTAAAACAGACTCCTATCCTCTCCCTAGAATTGATGATTGCATCGACAAAATAGGAAACGCAAAATTTGTGAGCAAATTCGATTTATTGAAGGGTTATTGGCAAATTCCACTCACCGATAGAGCGAGAGAGGTGTCAGCGTTTGTGACCCCAGATGGGTTATACGAGTATAAAGTCATGCCATTTGGTATGAAGAACGCCCCTGCCACTTTCCAACGCTTAATAAATCGTGTAATTGCAAATTTGGAGGGATGTGGAGGATTTGTTGATGACGTGAGTGTGCATAGTGACACTTGGCAACAGCACTTGCAACGATTACGCAagttttttgaacgtttatctGAAGCCAAGTTAACAGTAAACCTAGCTAAGAGTGAATTTTGTCACGCCACTGTCACATATCTAGGTCACATTGTAGGTCAAGGTCAAACTAGAcctgtacatgcaaaggttgaaGGAATTGTAAATTTTCCTGTGCCGAGAAATAAGAAAGAGCTAATGAGATTTTTGGGTATGGTCGGTTACTACCGACGCTATTGTCCAAATTTTGCAATTATTGCTAATTCGTTGACTAGTTTACTTAAGAAGGATAGTAAGTTTGTATGGTCTGAAAGTTGTCAAGATGCATTTGTCAAGATTAAAGCCATACTTACTAGTTCACCAGTTCTTGCCGCTCCAGATTTTAGCAATCAGTTTAAGTTAGCTATAGATGCCAGTGATATGGGTATGGGGGCAGTGATGATGCAACAAGGCACGGATGGTGTTGACCACcctatttgttatttttctaaGAAATTTGACAAGCATCAAAGAAACTACTCAACTGTCGAGAAGGAATGCTTGGCTTTAATATTAGCTTTGCAACACCTTGATGTGTACTTGAGCGTCACTTTGCATCCTATCCTAGTGTTCACTGATCACAATCCGTTGACATTTGTACATAAGATGAAAAGTAAGAATCAACGATTGCTGAGATGGAGTTTAATGTTGCAAGAGTATAATTTAGAAATACGTCATATCAAAGGAAAAGATAATGTAATTGCAGATGCATTGTCAAGAGTTGAATATGCATAG